One window of Gymnogyps californianus isolate 813 chromosome 10, ASM1813914v2, whole genome shotgun sequence genomic DNA carries:
- the DIPK2A gene encoding divergent protein kinase domain 2A isoform X1: MLRLVSLKLGRLYRYVKLAVLGSLAAALVLNTHSLLASLQRNELSERRFLQLNKCPACWGTSWCRKFLNGQLRLESWGRLRLFDFFNVKNVYFARYGEPREGSRRVVLKRLGSAQELADIDTKICRRATGRGRCDLLQALHATEFASLNGDVRLLTPDAVEGWSDLVHCPSQRLLDRLVRRYAETKDSGSFLLRNLKDSERMQLLITLAFNPEPLVLQSFPSDEGWPFAKYLGACGRMVAVNYVGEELWSYFNAPWEKRVDLAWQLMEIAEQLTNNDFEFALYLLDVSFDNFAVGPRDGKVIIVDAENVLVADKRLIRQNKPENWDVWYESKFDDCDKEACLSFSKEILCARVTVDHNYYAVCQNLLSRHATWRGTSGGLLHDPPAEIAKDGRLEALLDECANPKKRYGRFQAAKELREYLAQLSNNVR; this comes from the exons ATGCTGCGGCTGGTGTCGCTGAAGTTGGGGCGGCTGTACCGCTACGTGAAGCTGGCGGTGCTGGGCAGCCTGGCGGCGGCGCTGGTGCTGAACACGCACTCGCTGCTGGCCTCGCTGCAGCGCAACGAGCTGTCGGAGCGGCGCTTCCTGCAGCTCAATAAGTGCCCGGCCTGCTGGGGCACCAGCTGGTGCCGCAAGTTCCTCAACGGGCAGCTGCGGCTGGAGAGCTGGGGCCGCCTGCGCCTCTTCGACTTCTTCAACGTCAAGAACGTCTACTTCGCGCGCTACGGGGAGCCCCGCGAGGGCAGCCGCCGCGTCGTCCTCAAGCGCCTCGGCTCCGCGCAGGAGCTCGCCGACATCGACACCAAGATCTGCCGCCGCGCCACCGGCAGGGGCCGCTGCGACCTCCTCCAGGCCCTGCACGCCACCGAGTTCGCCAGCCTCAACGGCGACGTGCGGCTCCTCACCCCCGACGCCGTGGAGGGCTGGTCGGACCTGGTGCACTGCCCCTCGCAGCGCCTGCTCGACCGCCTGGTCCGCCGCTACGCCGAGACCAAGGACTCGGGCAGCTTCCTGCTGCGCAACCTGAAGGACTCGGAGCGCATGCAGCTCCTCATCACCCTCGCCTTCAACCCCGAGCCGCTGGTGCTGCAG AGTTTTCCATCTGATGAGGGTTGGCCGTTCGCAAAGTACTTAGGAGCATGTGGAAGAATGGTGGCTGTCAATTACGTTGGAGAAGAGCTGTGGAGTTACTTTAATGCACCATGGGAGAAACGAGTGGATCTGGCCTGGCAATTAATGGAAATAGCTGAGCAGCTGACAAATAATGACTTTGAATTTGCACTCTACCTCCTTGATGTCAGCTTTGACAACTTTGCAGTTGGACCAAGAGATGGGAAAGTTATCATTGTAGATGCAGAAAACGTTCTGGTAGCAGACAAAAGGTTAATCAGACAGA ATAAACCTGAAAACTGGGATGTATGGTATGAAAGCAAATTTGATGACTGTGATAAAGAAGCTTGTCTGTCCTTCTCAAAAGAGATTCTTTGTGCTCGTGTCACTGTGGACCACAATTATTATGCTGTTTGTCAGAACCTTTTATCAAGACATGCCACATGGCGTGGCACTTCTGGAGGACTACTTCATGACCCCCCAGCTGAAATTGCCAAAGATGGCCGACTTGAGGCCTTGCTGGATGAGTGTGCCAACCCAAAGAAGCGATATGGTAGATTCCAAGCCGCAAAAGAACTGCGTGAATACCTTGCACAATTGAGTAACAATGTGAGGTAG
- the DIPK2A gene encoding divergent protein kinase domain 2A isoform X2 — protein sequence MVAVNYVGEELWSYFNAPWEKRVDLAWQLMEIAEQLTNNDFEFALYLLDVSFDNFAVGPRDGKVIIVDAENVLVADKRLIRQNKPENWDVWYESKFDDCDKEACLSFSKEILCARVTVDHNYYAVCQNLLSRHATWRGTSGGLLHDPPAEIAKDGRLEALLDECANPKKRYGRFQAAKELREYLAQLSNNVR from the exons ATGGTGGCTGTCAATTACGTTGGAGAAGAGCTGTGGAGTTACTTTAATGCACCATGGGAGAAACGAGTGGATCTGGCCTGGCAATTAATGGAAATAGCTGAGCAGCTGACAAATAATGACTTTGAATTTGCACTCTACCTCCTTGATGTCAGCTTTGACAACTTTGCAGTTGGACCAAGAGATGGGAAAGTTATCATTGTAGATGCAGAAAACGTTCTGGTAGCAGACAAAAGGTTAATCAGACAGA ATAAACCTGAAAACTGGGATGTATGGTATGAAAGCAAATTTGATGACTGTGATAAAGAAGCTTGTCTGTCCTTCTCAAAAGAGATTCTTTGTGCTCGTGTCACTGTGGACCACAATTATTATGCTGTTTGTCAGAACCTTTTATCAAGACATGCCACATGGCGTGGCACTTCTGGAGGACTACTTCATGACCCCCCAGCTGAAATTGCCAAAGATGGCCGACTTGAGGCCTTGCTGGATGAGTGTGCCAACCCAAAGAAGCGATATGGTAGATTCCAAGCCGCAAAAGAACTGCGTGAATACCTTGCACAATTGAGTAACAATGTGAGGTAG